The DNA window TCCTACCGGCTGAACGACAGGTGGCTCAGGGAGCTTTCGATGTTCAGCAGCAGGGGATATACCACAGGGATGTTCTTCGGCAAGCAGCCCGACGGAGATTATAATTTCGACGGAGAGAGTTACCGGATGAGCCACGAATTGGTCGGGGTCATCCTCGATGTAAAGGGCAACATTGCAAAGGTTGGATTGCGGAACAGGCTCGATATCGGCGATCCTCTCGAGTATATCTCTCCGGGGCTCGAGGAAAAGCTTTTTCCCTTGGAGTCCATGAAAAATAGCGACGGGACCGATGTCGCAACCGCACGGAATGAAGAGACCGTCTTCATTCAGGTCCCTGAAGGGGTAAGGAAGAACGACCTTGTGAGAAGGAGCAAGAACTTCAGGGCACTGGCAGAGACGGTCACATGCCCCTGAGAGCTGAGGCCCTCACAGAGAAGGAATAATCCTTACTGTTGCAGCAACCGACTCTCAGGCAGACATGATCGAAGCCTATAGATGCGATGAGATTCCGACAATGAGGAACTCAGAGGTCTTCACCGAAAGTGACCTCCATATCAAAATCGGCGTCTCTCCCTTAACCCATAGTACTCGTAAACCCGGGACCGGTGTCCGATTCGCAGGCAAGAGTCGGGACATTGGCCGGTCCGCTTGTGCGGTATGTAAACCCCTGTTGTTCATTATTGTAACTACACCTTCCATTCCTTCAGCTTTTCAGTGATAAAATGGATGATCTCCTCGTGTTCCTCGGCCCCCCGGTCCCTTACCATGAGGGGCTTTCCGAAGGCGAAATGTACCTTCTTCGAAGGATCGATCCTCCCAAAGTCCTTGAGATGTTTTCCGTTAGCCCAGGCGTCTGTTTTCAGCGCAACGGGCACAATCGGCACATTCGCCCTCTTTGCAAGCTTCACCCCGATCGTATTGCACTCAGAGGGAGCGAAGTCAGCAGTCCTCGTGGTCTGCGGGAAGACGATCATGGACCTCCCGCTATAGAGCCTGTCGGTCCCGCCTTCCAGAACGGCCTTCAGGTCCTCCCGGGGATTTGTCCTGCCGACGGTAACAGGATCTCTCGACCGCATGACATACTTGAAGACAGGGTAATTGACGAGGCTCTCTTTCACCACAAAGGTCACGTCCCTGAAGGGCGCGATGATCGACGGGAGAACAAAGGTCTCGAGCGTCGACATATGGTTCGCGATAAAAACACAGGGTGTGTCGAGACCCTTGAAATGGTCTATTCCGGTT is part of the Thermodesulfovibrionales bacterium genome and encodes:
- a CDS encoding lysophospholipid acyltransferase family protein, producing the protein MQGEERVLQELTFINGSYRTDPHKGWRFFGLFPSFGFYVQDVVIVFKASHRAKRSRYDTAAWARSSLEVLRALENVGVKFEITGIDHFKGLDTPCVFIANHMSTLETFVLPSIIAPFRDVTFVVKESLVNYPVFKYVMRSRDPVTVGRTNPREDLKAVLEGGTDRLYSGRSMIVFPQTTRTADFAPSECNTIGVKLAKRANVPIVPVALKTDAWANGKHLKDFGRIDPSKKVHFAFGKPLMVRDRGAEEHEEIIHFITEKLKEWKV
- a CDS encoding U32 family peptidase C-terminal domain-containing protein; translated protein: SYRLNDRWLRELSMFSSRGYTTGMFFGKQPDGDYNFDGESYRMSHELVGVILDVKGNIAKVGLRNRLDIGDPLEYISPGLEEKLFPLESMKNSDGTDVATARNEETVFIQVPEGVRKNDLVRRSKNFRALAETVTCP